The Sedimentisphaera salicampi genome includes a region encoding these proteins:
- a CDS encoding DUF5677 domain-containing protein: MERFFTAREAKNGSLIDYDAAVIKKWFIETIEPIEQNVNPETRTDMVCVSSIAVCVNYANAVLDLIRSGHNMPAKALLRVLCETVAKIAWCLVSPKNKKKDRKQAVERKFDQWEKDALYKKLRILYEFRSIVGSEQSRELEDTIRKIKLKERKFHAPPMPKTIEIFNKLSSNWRSGVYPRGFLQFNDAVHIDIHTLLSRIYYEEGGMSISHDSNEDLTDLSGYCLSFMFQLFYLVRTHFGLDTDDLLKEFQARSERFEDSKPSENSEKKNGGSDSEH; this comes from the coding sequence ATGGAACGTTTTTTCACTGCCAGAGAGGCTAAAAACGGCAGTTTAATCGATTATGATGCCGCTGTAATAAAAAAGTGGTTTATAGAAACAATTGAGCCGATTGAGCAAAATGTTAATCCGGAAACGCGTACAGACATGGTATGTGTAAGCTCTATCGCAGTTTGTGTGAACTATGCAAATGCGGTACTTGATCTGATCCGTTCCGGCCATAATATGCCCGCCAAAGCGCTCTTGAGGGTTCTCTGCGAGACAGTTGCCAAGATTGCGTGGTGTCTTGTTTCTCCAAAAAACAAAAAGAAAGACCGCAAACAGGCAGTAGAGAGAAAATTTGACCAATGGGAGAAAGACGCCCTGTACAAAAAGCTTAGAATCCTGTATGAATTCCGCTCCATCGTAGGCTCGGAACAGAGCAGGGAGCTTGAAGATACGATAAGAAAAATCAAGCTTAAGGAACGCAAATTTCATGCCCCGCCAATGCCCAAAACAATTGAGATATTCAACAAGCTTTCTTCAAACTGGCGATCTGGCGTGTATCCACGCGGCTTTCTGCAGTTCAATGATGCAGTGCATATAGACATACATACCCTCCTCTCAAGGATATACTACGAAGAAGGCGGGATGAGCATAAGCCACGACAGCAACGAAGATTTAACAGATTTAAGCGGATACTGCCTGAGCTTTATGTTTCAGCTTTTTTATCTCGTTCGAACACATTTCGGGCTTGATACAGATGATCTGCTCAAGGAATTTCAAGCGAGGTCTGAGAGATTTGAAGATTCAAAACCGAGTGAAAACAGCGAAAAGAAGAACGGCGGATCAGATTCTGAACACTGA
- the alaS gene encoding alanine--tRNA ligase, translated as MLSSKEIRKRFIKFFEDKGHKFVPSSPVVPADDPSLLFTNAGMNQFKDIFLGVKKKDCHSAVNSQKCIRVSGKHNDLEEVGVDTYHHTFFEMLGNWSFDSYFKEESIKWAWELLTEVYGIDESKLYATVFSGDESDGSEYDKEAAELWPKVTGIPAERVLSFGKKDNFWEMGETGPCGPSSEIHIDLGDEMCDMKHVPGHECGVNAGCARFIELWNLVFIQFNRQSDGTLTPLKAKYIDTGLGLERLTAVLQRKPSNYDTDLFTPLIKEISGMANTEYTHSLTEKTDIAMRVVADHVRALSFAITDGAVPSNDGRGYVLRRILRRASRFGRVLELKEPFIYKLVPTLIELMGEAFPEIKQRQDFVETVIESEEESFNRTLDRGLEIFEAAAGKSEKYISGEDTFKLYDTYGFPLDLTELLAREKNLGIDREGFDKLMEEQRQRARAAKKESGLIGKLEGEELPKTDDREKYLTENCKAKILGFAGRDGYKSEGELTETEENTAVLLDKTCCYAESGGQIGDTGEIRGDNFVFEIEKTEKIGHTVLHQGKILEGKAKVEDEVEVTVSGERNSSRKNHTATHLLQWALKKVMGNSITQQGSLVCPDYLRFDFTCSKALSKEQITEVEDLVNGKIFADSPVTCATMPIDEAKKLGATALFGEKYGDTVRLISIGRTEDEDYENAFSKELCGGTHVSRTSQIGGFKIIKEESVSAGVRRITALTGRALIEYFSEREKVIEELCFKLKVPFHQLSERTDKLIAENKKLKKQIKDAGKEGGGSAREEADKAIENAKDISGAKIIAAHVKCADNKQLRECADSIKKRCESLAALLVTSSGGKVMMVAAVSEDLIKKGIKAGDIVKQAAPAVGGGGGGRPDMAQAGGKDASGIPKALKAAEEYAASKLE; from the coding sequence ATGCTCAGTTCAAAAGAGATTAGAAAAAGATTTATAAAATTTTTTGAAGATAAAGGCCATAAGTTTGTGCCGAGCTCGCCGGTTGTACCAGCAGACGACCCTAGCCTTCTATTTACGAATGCGGGAATGAATCAGTTTAAGGATATCTTTCTCGGCGTGAAAAAGAAAGACTGCCACAGCGCTGTAAACAGCCAGAAATGCATACGTGTAAGTGGCAAACACAACGACCTCGAAGAGGTTGGCGTGGATACATACCACCATACATTTTTCGAGATGCTCGGGAACTGGTCTTTCGATTCCTACTTCAAAGAAGAATCAATCAAATGGGCATGGGAGCTTCTAACTGAGGTTTACGGGATAGACGAAAGCAAACTCTATGCTACGGTATTCTCCGGAGACGAGTCAGACGGGAGCGAATACGACAAAGAAGCTGCTGAACTTTGGCCTAAGGTAACGGGAATCCCGGCAGAGAGAGTACTTTCGTTCGGCAAGAAAGACAATTTCTGGGAGATGGGTGAAACTGGCCCTTGCGGCCCATCAAGCGAAATACATATAGACCTTGGCGACGAGATGTGCGACATGAAGCATGTGCCCGGCCATGAATGCGGGGTAAATGCAGGCTGCGCAAGGTTTATTGAGCTTTGGAATCTCGTATTCATACAGTTTAACAGACAGTCTGACGGAACGCTAACTCCGCTGAAAGCCAAATATATAGATACAGGACTCGGGCTTGAACGACTTACTGCTGTTTTGCAGCGCAAGCCGAGCAATTATGACACAGACCTTTTCACGCCGCTGATCAAAGAAATCAGCGGTATGGCAAATACAGAATACACTCATTCTCTTACAGAAAAAACAGACATAGCGATGAGAGTGGTAGCAGATCATGTGCGGGCTCTTTCGTTTGCTATAACAGACGGGGCTGTTCCAAGCAACGACGGACGGGGCTATGTTTTGAGGCGGATCCTGAGAAGGGCATCAAGATTCGGCAGGGTTCTCGAGCTCAAAGAGCCGTTCATTTACAAGTTAGTTCCAACTCTGATTGAGCTTATGGGAGAAGCATTCCCCGAGATTAAACAGAGACAGGATTTTGTTGAAACTGTGATCGAATCGGAAGAGGAAAGCTTCAATCGTACTCTCGACCGCGGACTTGAAATATTTGAGGCAGCAGCAGGCAAATCTGAAAAATATATCAGCGGGGAAGATACCTTCAAACTATATGACACATACGGATTCCCGCTTGATTTAACCGAACTGCTTGCTCGCGAGAAAAACCTCGGAATAGACAGAGAAGGTTTTGATAAACTTATGGAAGAGCAGCGTCAGAGAGCACGCGCAGCAAAGAAAGAATCAGGGCTTATAGGAAAGCTTGAAGGCGAAGAACTGCCCAAAACTGATGACAGGGAAAAATATCTTACCGAAAACTGCAAAGCAAAAATCCTTGGATTTGCAGGCAGAGATGGCTATAAAAGCGAAGGTGAGCTTACGGAAACAGAAGAAAACACTGCTGTACTGCTGGATAAGACCTGCTGCTACGCAGAATCAGGCGGACAGATTGGAGACACCGGGGAGATAAGAGGCGATAATTTCGTTTTTGAGATTGAAAAAACAGAAAAAATCGGCCATACCGTTCTTCATCAGGGCAAAATCCTTGAAGGGAAAGCTAAGGTTGAGGATGAGGTGGAAGTTACTGTTTCAGGTGAAAGGAATTCTTCGAGAAAAAATCATACTGCCACGCATCTTTTGCAATGGGCATTGAAAAAGGTTATGGGAAATAGCATTACTCAGCAGGGTTCGCTGGTATGTCCGGATTATCTCAGGTTTGATTTTACCTGCTCGAAGGCGTTGTCCAAAGAACAGATCACAGAAGTGGAAGATCTGGTGAACGGGAAAATATTCGCCGATTCGCCTGTAACATGCGCCACAATGCCTATCGATGAGGCAAAGAAGCTCGGCGCTACTGCCCTTTTCGGCGAAAAATACGGTGATACCGTAAGGCTTATATCTATTGGGCGCACTGAAGATGAGGACTACGAAAACGCCTTCAGCAAGGAGCTGTGCGGAGGAACTCACGTTTCAAGAACATCTCAAATCGGCGGTTTTAAGATAATAAAGGAAGAGAGTGTTTCTGCAGGGGTAAGGCGGATTACCGCACTTACAGGCAGGGCTCTTATCGAATATTTCAGCGAAAGAGAAAAGGTGATAGAAGAGCTTTGCTTTAAGCTAAAAGTCCCGTTCCATCAGCTCAGCGAAAGAACAGATAAGCTCATTGCCGAAAACAAGAAGCTCAAAAAACAAATCAAAGATGCCGGCAAAGAAGGCGGCGGCAGCGCGCGAGAAGAGGCCGATAAGGCTATCGAAAACGCCAAAGATATTTCGGGCGCTAAAATTATAGCAGCGCACGTAAAATGCGCAGATAACAAACAGCTTCGGGAGTGCGCAGATTCAATCAAAAAGAGATGCGAGTCTTTAGCTGCCCTGCTGGTTACCAGCTCCGGCGGGAAGGTAATGATGGTGGCCGCTGTGTCAGAGGATCTTATCAAGAAGGGTATAAAAGCCGGCGATATCGTTAAACAGGCTGCTCCTGCTGTAGGCGGCGGCGGCGGCGGGCGCCCCGATATGGCTCAGGCCGGCGGGAAAGATGCTTCGGGGATACCGAAAGCCCTTAAGGCTGCCGAAGAGTATGCGGCATCAAAATTGGAATAG
- a CDS encoding GLUG motif-containing protein, translated as MAEDWPWEGSGTSSDPFLINTVEDFNKIDNDPFHMDKHYALTAQLDFEGAEPNAIGSQEYPFQGQFVGKYVNPDTGTTAAGSLKNFSLTSNGPRPCGIFRVVGSEGKIYSLTVHSPVIASSSNAATGGIAGRNNGVINECTVSNAQITGKNGVGGIAGYNSGIINFCGADGQIIGENTTGGICGYLEGGELTQSTFDGQVTGQEYTGGAVGGINAYSSVSDCFASAEITGGSYAGGFCGTASESTIIDCVVYGSVEASGWAGGMCGINYAEFKTCAAYSDVSAVSSLSYGLNNLTLKADTYVGGFAGINNNVIENCFARGNVKSVVNAGGFSISYFIESVEDQPSVLSYSFAGGFAGLNSGSISRCYSVGQVDGGLLADSNSSPYVNDPNFVTDVLYEGGFTGKNDSSVSGSYFDKDASGLTGEESDGGQAKTTAEMKNQNTYANWDFAQTWRIDGGYPQFMWQVSVSFNPSSITKSLSQGEVPVFKPKAVMQGEGSLSCQISVEYSDGNGWLSATPASFELNKNEIDQTLDVSLNPAGLPAGIYEADIVLSSAALEYDALLPVKMAVLPANGDFNNDSKVDIADFVKFAAIWKDQSITISELKDFASNWLN; from the coding sequence ATGGCTGAAGATTGGCCGTGGGAGGGTTCCGGAACATCTTCGGATCCGTTCCTGATCAATACTGTAGAGGATTTTAACAAGATAGACAACGATCCATTCCATATGGACAAACATTATGCGCTGACAGCTCAGCTTGATTTTGAAGGTGCTGAACCGAATGCCATTGGTTCACAGGAGTACCCTTTTCAAGGGCAGTTTGTCGGGAAATATGTAAACCCCGATACCGGCACAACCGCTGCCGGCTCGCTGAAAAATTTCAGTCTAACTTCAAACGGCCCTAGACCGTGCGGCATTTTCAGGGTTGTTGGAAGCGAAGGCAAGATTTACAGCCTTACTGTTCACTCTCCGGTAATTGCCTCCTCTTCCAATGCTGCAACAGGCGGTATTGCAGGCAGAAACAACGGAGTTATCAACGAGTGTACAGTCAGCAATGCCCAGATTACTGGGAAAAACGGCGTTGGCGGGATCGCAGGATATAATTCAGGTATAATAAATTTCTGCGGCGCAGACGGCCAGATTATCGGCGAGAACACAACAGGCGGTATTTGCGGCTATCTGGAAGGCGGCGAATTAACTCAGTCAACCTTTGATGGTCAAGTAACGGGACAAGAATATACAGGAGGGGCTGTAGGCGGAATTAACGCATACTCATCGGTTTCAGACTGCTTTGCCAGCGCTGAGATTACAGGCGGAAGCTATGCAGGCGGTTTTTGCGGGACCGCTTCTGAGAGCACAATAATCGACTGTGTGGTTTACGGCAGCGTTGAGGCTTCAGGCTGGGCAGGCGGAATGTGCGGAATAAATTATGCAGAATTCAAAACTTGCGCTGCTTATTCCGATGTTTCAGCAGTCAGCAGCCTTTCATATGGGCTTAACAATCTTACGCTCAAAGCAGACACATATGTCGGCGGATTTGCAGGTATTAATAACAATGTTATCGAAAACTGCTTTGCACGGGGCAATGTTAAGTCCGTTGTGAATGCGGGCGGGTTTTCAATATCATATTTTATTGAATCAGTTGAGGACCAGCCATCTGTTTTATCATACAGTTTTGCAGGCGGTTTTGCCGGTTTGAATTCAGGCAGCATATCCAGATGCTATTCTGTTGGTCAGGTGGATGGAGGGCTTTTAGCTGATTCAAACTCCAGTCCTTACGTTAATGACCCTAATTTTGTAACAGATGTTCTTTATGAAGGCGGGTTTACTGGTAAAAATGACTCTTCGGTATCCGGCTCTTACTTCGATAAAGACGCATCCGGTCTTACTGGCGAAGAAAGCGATGGGGGGCAGGCAAAAACTACTGCTGAGATGAAAAATCAGAATACTTACGCCAACTGGGATTTTGCACAAACTTGGAGAATTGACGGAGGCTACCCGCAGTTTATGTGGCAGGTCTCTGTTAGCTTCAATCCCTCCAGCATCACAAAATCTTTAAGCCAAGGCGAGGTACCAGTATTCAAGCCTAAGGCAGTAATGCAGGGAGAAGGAAGTTTGTCCTGTCAGATTTCTGTAGAATACTCTGATGGAAACGGCTGGCTTTCAGCAACCCCTGCAAGTTTTGAGCTGAATAAAAACGAGATTGACCAAACGTTGGATGTGTCCTTGAACCCAGCAGGTCTTCCAGCAGGAATCTATGAAGCGGATATTGTATTATCCTCAGCTGCTCTTGAATACGATGCTCTGCTTCCTGTAAAGATGGCAGTACTTCCGGCAAACGGTGATTTTAACAATGATTCGAAAGTCGATATCGCTGACTTTGTTAAGTTTGCAGCAATTTGGAAAGACCAATCTATAACAATTTCAGAGCTGAAGGATTTTGCATCTAACTGGCTTAACTGA
- a CDS encoding DJ-1/PfpI family protein, with protein sequence MILKRFSLILLIVSTVSAFEEVRKVDSDFYRGGRVLDTIDLSTISTPDIALEEILKKRGGEVVFTRQEFTIDQLSHILKLSYGYSEDSRRTVESYDNAYPVLVYLVNRDGAFVYIPKKDSLGKIVDDNIKRRLFSATKHRDKDGYISSANFVIAGSPKLAGIKRPREGRKFLFIEAGRIAQNMELAANSIGLGIKTEPDLNQLKIRSLLKMPSGFEPVMMISLGKLKNSNFKISPETLKKEKPAEDKDGGEKQDPKKKERLKIAIVVPERGADRRVINGLKNIFQISDARCFIAAPDDEFRNSDGIKMSPDIFINNLSARDYDTLVFLDGSITSRVYRNDELVMDIMYEADQLNKTVAAYGYAVGVLARSGVLSGGIQATGSIGVRGSVKKYGGRFLAESAVVRSGNIVTARSLDTLARRDIQGPEGISGFAAEILKASKE encoded by the coding sequence ATGATTCTCAAAAGATTTTCGTTAATTCTCCTTATAGTTTCAACAGTTTCAGCATTTGAAGAAGTGCGGAAAGTAGATTCAGATTTCTACCGAGGAGGGCGTGTGCTGGATACTATTGATTTAAGCACAATTTCTACCCCCGATATTGCGCTTGAAGAAATCCTGAAAAAACGCGGCGGGGAAGTAGTGTTCACAAGGCAGGAATTTACCATAGACCAGCTTTCGCATATCCTCAAGCTCAGCTACGGTTACAGCGAGGACAGCCGAAGGACAGTAGAGTCTTACGATAATGCTTATCCTGTGCTTGTTTATCTGGTAAACAGAGACGGGGCGTTCGTTTATATCCCCAAAAAGGATTCCCTTGGCAAGATCGTGGATGATAACATTAAACGCCGTCTCTTCAGCGCTACCAAACACAGAGACAAGGACGGCTATATCTCTTCTGCTAACTTTGTAATTGCTGGCTCCCCAAAGCTTGCCGGCATCAAAAGGCCACGTGAGGGAAGGAAATTTCTCTTTATTGAGGCGGGCAGAATTGCTCAGAATATGGAGCTTGCGGCAAATTCCATTGGACTTGGAATAAAAACCGAACCGGATTTAAATCAGCTCAAAATACGTTCGCTTCTGAAGATGCCTTCAGGCTTTGAACCCGTTATGATGATATCTCTTGGAAAGCTGAAAAATTCTAATTTCAAAATCAGCCCCGAAACCCTCAAAAAAGAGAAACCTGCCGAAGATAAGGATGGGGGCGAAAAGCAGGATCCGAAAAAGAAAGAGCGTTTGAAAATTGCTATTGTTGTTCCTGAAAGAGGGGCAGACAGAAGGGTTATAAACGGGCTCAAGAACATTTTTCAAATCTCTGATGCCCGCTGTTTTATTGCCGCACCGGACGATGAATTCAGAAATTCAGATGGTATAAAGATGAGTCCTGATATTTTTATCAATAATCTGTCTGCAAGAGATTACGATACGCTCGTATTTCTTGATGGAAGCATTACATCCAGGGTTTACCGTAATGATGAGCTTGTGATGGATATAATGTACGAGGCAGACCAGCTTAACAAAACAGTCGCAGCGTATGGTTATGCTGTGGGTGTCTTGGCAAGGTCGGGTGTGCTTTCAGGAGGCATACAGGCCACTGGAAGCATCGGTGTTCGTGGTTCTGTGAAAAAATACGGCGGGCGTTTCTTGGCAGAATCCGCTGTAGTTAGATCTGGGAATATAGTAACAGCAAGAAGTCTCGATACACTTGCAAGAAGGGATATTCAAGGGCCTGAGGGGATTTCCGGTTTTGCAGCGGAAATACTTAAGGCTTCGAAAGAATAA
- a CDS encoding glycoside hydrolase family 43 protein, producing the protein MNFQITAMAVLAGFVFSLNAADSFKPYVKKPDNNGVHLNAHGAGVMHHDGKYYLYGEHKIAGRAGNKAHVGVHCYSSEDLYNWKDEGIALKVVEKEGHDIEKGCIIERPKVIYNEMNDNFVMWFHLELKGQGYSAARTGLAVSDNPTGEFEYIRSFRPNAGQWPIHFPKKWQKPISEKKFNKLKEESDWDYWLTLLEKGIVLRRDFKEGQMSRDMTVFVDDNGKAYHIHSSEDNSTLHISELTDDYQDFTGRYTRARPGGYNEAPALCKYEGSYYLIASGCSGWAPNTARSFRASNIMGEWKALGNPCKGKNPHNDIGSIKTFGGQSTYILPVEGKRNAFIAMFDVWRPSNQIDSRYMWLPAKIKDNEIVVEWQTEWDLSYFEE; encoded by the coding sequence ATGAATTTTCAGATTACCGCTATGGCTGTTCTGGCCGGTTTCGTTTTCTCTCTGAATGCAGCAGACAGCTTCAAACCGTATGTAAAAAAACCGGACAACAATGGCGTTCACCTGAACGCTCACGGCGCAGGTGTGATGCACCACGACGGCAAATATTATCTCTATGGTGAGCATAAGATTGCCGGCAGGGCGGGCAACAAGGCTCATGTGGGCGTGCACTGCTACAGCTCCGAAGATCTTTACAACTGGAAGGATGAGGGGATTGCTCTTAAAGTGGTAGAAAAAGAAGGCCACGATATCGAGAAGGGATGCATCATCGAAAGACCAAAGGTAATATACAACGAAATGAATGATAATTTTGTGATGTGGTTCCATCTGGAGCTGAAAGGCCAAGGCTACAGCGCAGCAAGAACGGGGCTGGCAGTTTCCGATAATCCGACAGGCGAATTTGAATATATCAGGTCTTTCCGCCCGAATGCGGGGCAATGGCCGATTCATTTCCCCAAAAAATGGCAGAAACCCATCAGTGAGAAGAAGTTCAATAAGCTTAAAGAGGAATCAGACTGGGACTACTGGCTCACTCTGCTTGAAAAGGGAATTGTATTGAGAAGAGATTTCAAAGAAGGGCAGATGTCCCGAGATATGACGGTTTTCGTTGACGATAACGGCAAGGCCTATCATATACATTCATCAGAAGATAATTCAACCCTTCACATCTCCGAGCTCACCGATGACTATCAGGATTTTACAGGCAGATACACCAGAGCTCGGCCGGGCGGATACAACGAGGCCCCCGCATTATGCAAGTATGAAGGAAGCTACTACCTTATTGCCTCGGGATGTTCAGGCTGGGCTCCAAACACAGCACGCTCATTTAGAGCAAGCAATATTATGGGCGAATGGAAGGCTCTCGGCAATCCGTGCAAGGGCAAAAATCCGCATAACGATATCGGCTCGATCAAAACCTTCGGCGGACAAAGCACCTACATCCTGCCTGTTGAAGGGAAACGCAATGCTTTTATCGCAATGTTCGACGTGTGGAGGCCGTCAAATCAGATAGACAGCAGATATATGTGGCTTCCTGCTAAAATAAAGGACAATGAGATTGTCGTTGAATGGCAGACCGAATGGGATCTGTCATATTTCGAGGAATGA